Genomic window (Polyangia bacterium):
GCGGCGCGCATGTTTTCTCGTCATGTACTGGCGGATCCCATCGTCCATCTTTTCGACGGTGACCGCGGGGGACGGGGGGCCACCTGGAAACAGAAACTTGCGTATGTCCTCAAGGCTTGTGGCCGCCGCCCGGCGCACAACGACGTTGCCCGCCTGCTCGTCCCATTCGATGACCGATCCTGGGGCAAGGCCCAAGCGCCGGCGGATCTCCGCCGGGACCGAGATCTGACCTTGTGCCGTTAACCGTGATTGAGCGATAGCCATACACATATAGTATTGCATTACCCGCGGTAATGCAATACGCCAGCCCCGCCCCTGTCGCGCCGCGTTTATGCGCCTCGGCGACGAACGCGGGATGTGGGTAGCAGCCGACCGAGCGTCCAAGTGAGCGCACCCACACTTTGCAGGCCCAATCCTGTGGTAGCGTGCTCGGGCATGACGGCCAAGGGACGGCGACGCTTAGGGGCGCTTGCGGTCTTGCTGTTTGCCATCACAGCAGCGGTGGGAACCACTGCGCGTGCCGCCGACTCGGTGGAGGCTGAGGCCTTGATTCGAGAAGGCATCTCTCTGCGGCGCTCGGGCAACGACGCGCGCGCCCTGCCGCTTTTCCAAAAAGCGAACGAAATAGCCCGCACGCCCCGGACGGCCGCGCAGTTAGGCCTGGTTGAGTTTGCGCTGGGATACGCGATCGATGCCGAGCACCACCTCGAACAGGGGCTCGCCGCGCCAACCGACCCTTGGATTGGCAAAAACCGAAAGGTTTTGGATGAAGCGCTCGCCGGCGTAAAGATGATGATCGGCGAACTAACGATCACAGGCAGCCCCGAAGGCGCTGAGGTCACCGTCAACACCCGCCCGGTAGGCCGGCTGCCGCTGCCGGCGGCTGTGCGTTTGGGACAGGGTCAGGCAATCGTCGAGCTGAAAGCGACCGGCTTTCTCCCCAGGACCACGACCGTGGAAATATTGGGTGGCAAGCCAGTCATCGTCGATATGCCGTTGGCGCCGGATCCCGCGAAAGTGGCGAGGGCCGCCGCGCCGTCAACTGTGGCACTCAACCCGATCGTCGGCGACCAGCTTGCGGACAATGCGGGTGCCGGACGCAGCGTCTCGACGCGAACCGTGGTCGGCTGGGCGATGATTGCGGCGGGCGCTGCGGCACTGGTCGCAGGTGGTGTGTGGCTGCTACGATCTGGTGAGCCGTGCAACACGATGCCGGGCTTCGAATGCGCCAGCACGGCACCCAACCGAACAGGCGGCTGGATCCTATTCGGCGCGGGCGCGGCGACAGCGCTCGGGGGCGGAATCGTTCTTCTCACCCGGCCTCGTACTGAGGTCGCAGCGGCGATCGGTCTGGACAGCATCTTACTCAGGAGCTCATTTTGAACTATCGAACCCTAGTCTGCTTTGTCATGGCGGCTGGCTTCGCGGGATTCTCTTGCGGTGGAAGCACCCTCAATGATCGCGCATGCGCCAACCATGCGGCCGGCTGGTGCGGCGCGGGGAAGACCTGTGTCGTCGTCGGGAACCAGTCGATGTGCGCTCCACTGGACAGCGGCCTAGCTGACGCGAACGCATCGGACATGAACGCCTCGGAGACCAACACCTCGGATACGAACACTGCACCCGACTCGCCAACCGAGACTTCCCTGGATACCCCGGCGGACGTCCCAGGGGATGCCCCCGGAGACATCGCATCGATGGATGCGGACGTTGCGTGCGCGCCTAACACCCACCAGTG
Coding sequences:
- a CDS encoding PEGA domain-containing protein, whose product is MLFAITAAVGTTARAADSVEAEALIREGISLRRSGNDARALPLFQKANEIARTPRTAAQLGLVEFALGYAIDAEHHLEQGLAAPTDPWIGKNRKVLDEALAGVKMMIGELTITGSPEGAEVTVNTRPVGRLPLPAAVRLGQGQAIVELKATGFLPRTTTVEILGGKPVIVDMPLAPDPAKVARAAAPSTVALNPIVGDQLADNAGAGRSVSTRTVVGWAMIAAGAAALVAGGVWLLRSGEPCNTMPGFECASTAPNRTGGWILFGAGAATALGGGIVLLTRPRTEVAAAIGLDSILLRSSF
- a CDS encoding AbrB/MazE/SpoVT family DNA-binding domain-containing protein, translating into MQYYMCMAIAQSRLTAQGQISVPAEIRRRLGLAPGSVIEWDEQAGNVVVRRAAATSLEDIRKFLFPGGPPSPAVTVEKMDDGIRQYMTRKHARR